A genomic window from Arthrobacter sp. FW306-07-I includes:
- a CDS encoding restriction endonuclease subunit S, protein MTESAEVALQYLVRFRSGQDYKHVVDDEGRVPVIGSGGPFATASSHLYDGESVLFGRKGTVDKPLHVKGRFWTVDTMFYTELSDAIDGRWLYYWATTIPYGLHSTDTAIPSMTSSTLGRLKVPLLPTATQRRMAEYLDRETAKVDAMLRKLGDLAERLRLRRATAGSRLFSMGFENVKLKWLMDEVDIRAGEANSELPLLSVSIHHGVQLREESTSNQRAGADLTSYKVARAGDIVLNRMRAFQGGLGQVHVDGLVSPDYSVLRPHSRLSPAWAEHAMRSPEFIGYMSQRLRGIGSVDQGNVRTPRINVRDLLDLPIPFTSPEEQYGVTSHLDEVIAEIDAMLAKVLRLRELLTEHKSALITDVVTGKKEIA, encoded by the coding sequence ATGACCGAAAGCGCCGAGGTTGCCCTCCAGTACCTCGTACGGTTTCGAAGCGGGCAAGATTACAAGCACGTTGTTGATGACGAGGGAAGGGTCCCAGTAATCGGGTCAGGAGGACCCTTTGCGACTGCCTCCTCACACCTGTACGACGGCGAATCCGTCCTGTTCGGCAGGAAGGGAACCGTTGACAAGCCGTTGCACGTCAAAGGGCGATTCTGGACCGTAGACACTATGTTCTATACGGAGCTAAGCGACGCTATCGACGGGAGATGGCTTTACTACTGGGCTACGACAATCCCCTATGGCCTGCATTCCACAGACACTGCAATCCCGAGCATGACGAGTTCGACGCTTGGACGACTGAAGGTGCCCCTCCTCCCGACCGCTACACAGCGACGCATGGCCGAATACTTGGACCGGGAGACCGCTAAAGTCGACGCAATGCTCCGCAAGCTTGGTGATTTAGCTGAGCGTCTCCGTTTGCGTCGGGCGACCGCCGGATCCAGGCTGTTTTCAATGGGCTTCGAGAACGTGAAGCTGAAGTGGCTCATGGACGAGGTGGACATTCGGGCAGGCGAGGCGAATAGTGAACTGCCGCTGCTCTCCGTCTCCATTCACCATGGTGTTCAGTTACGAGAAGAATCCACGTCCAATCAGAGAGCGGGTGCAGACCTGACTAGTTACAAGGTCGCACGGGCTGGCGACATCGTGCTGAACCGTATGCGCGCGTTCCAAGGAGGCCTCGGACAGGTGCACGTAGATGGGTTGGTAAGCCCTGATTATTCAGTACTCAGACCTCATAGCCGCCTCAGTCCTGCTTGGGCAGAACATGCTATGCGTTCCCCAGAGTTTATTGGTTATATGTCCCAAAGACTGAGGGGGATCGGATCCGTGGATCAAGGCAATGTCCGCACCCCTCGCATTAATGTTCGTGACCTGCTGGATCTCCCGATCCCATTTACGTCCCCCGAAGAGCAATACGGCGTGACGAGCCACCTTGACGAAGTCATCGCTGAGATTGACGCCATGCTCGCCAAAGTCCTAAGACTGAGAGAGCTTCTCACCGAACACAAGTCCGCGCTCATCACTGACGTGGTAACCGGCAAGAAGGAAATCGCATGA
- a CDS encoding type I restriction endonuclease subunit R yields the protein MSHAQLMELEFEENLCAELSEQGWVYEDDGKPIDWDVALALVPGDVLRWLNLQYPDEYTKAVPDDLVNGAKEAAERKLLEHVTKELAKPTRMDPTTGHPIGGLLGVLRRGFNFAQIGRPTAKFGPMMAFPPANPNLTEVLEASDAVRLRILRQVRFDTGTNESIDVVLSANGIPVVTMEIKTDNTQTVIHAIRQYKQDRKPGKASALLAPGRVLVHFAVSNDLVYMTTKLQGEDTVFLPFNQGNEGHEGNPPSDGSSTNYLWRAILARPTFMRILKDFALWEPNKTGKKDEGRLVFPRFHQLRAVERVVGDIETHGPGGRYLIWHSAGSGKTKTIAWLSHRLIRHMSSDAKSTFDSVIVVTDRTVLDENIRHDMNLVQSSRGLVFTVGEKSGAKSPQLKKSLLEGDHIITCTLQTFPELMKLIEDTSELRGRRWAVVADEAHSSQSGSGARNLKELLADVDLDDDEDISADDLLQAKDSAIAASSNITFIALTATPKAKTLRLFGTERDGRWEAFDTYTMAQAIEEGFILDVLSNYSTYDMFLRVKNELDAETEIQVNTGEAVTNIVRYARLHPTAIAQKVRVVVEHFRRNVAHMLSGTAKAMVVTSSRIEAYHWSTKMNEYIASQGYSDMRTLVAFSGTLTPDGTDGVTEAGLNQRSDTAKSFREEDEYRVLIVANKFQTGFDEPRLMAMYVDKKLSGVATVQTLSRLNRTYPGKPAPMVVDFRNSPQNVQADFKVYYSDAHVNGDVDPNALYTLADRLDTADIYTLDEMNAVAKAYLEDEGGEALQKSLGLIKNRWNGQWQQARVKKDKPKRELLESFRADVIGYRNAWQFLSQIVDYQDPDLHRRAILTTLLARNLHVDGRQHDDSYLEGVQLSGVKFTPSAISEDHSLTEGGDGAIRLPEFEGEHKSGGAPIRGPLDEAISRVNEMFQSKGVEVNSASVAGFITTYWGFLDSNTEAVAMAKNNSAAQLKASESFGGAVGLAMLKACQESQEIQSYLADPEFLAEITKISADALHAEHHTAPSSDNSLA from the coding sequence ATGAGCCATGCGCAGCTGATGGAGCTGGAGTTCGAGGAAAATCTTTGCGCCGAGCTCTCCGAACAAGGCTGGGTCTACGAGGACGACGGAAAACCGATTGATTGGGACGTCGCTCTGGCCTTGGTGCCCGGTGATGTGCTGCGCTGGCTGAACCTGCAGTACCCGGACGAGTATACAAAGGCTGTTCCCGATGACCTGGTGAACGGCGCGAAGGAAGCTGCCGAGCGTAAGCTCCTGGAGCACGTCACCAAGGAACTGGCCAAACCTACGAGGATGGATCCGACCACCGGCCACCCGATCGGTGGCCTACTCGGCGTGCTGAGGCGAGGCTTCAACTTCGCCCAAATAGGCCGGCCCACGGCCAAATTCGGCCCGATGATGGCATTCCCGCCTGCAAACCCAAACCTGACAGAGGTCCTCGAAGCGTCCGATGCTGTGCGCCTGCGTATCTTGCGACAGGTGCGCTTCGATACCGGGACAAATGAGTCCATCGACGTCGTGCTGTCGGCCAACGGCATCCCGGTAGTGACGATGGAAATTAAGACCGACAACACCCAGACGGTCATCCATGCCATCCGTCAGTACAAGCAGGACCGCAAGCCCGGGAAGGCCAGCGCACTACTGGCCCCCGGACGTGTCCTCGTTCACTTCGCGGTTTCCAACGACCTGGTTTACATGACTACGAAGCTCCAGGGGGAGGACACAGTCTTCCTGCCGTTCAACCAGGGCAATGAAGGGCACGAAGGCAACCCGCCCTCCGACGGGTCTTCCACGAACTACCTCTGGCGCGCCATCCTCGCCCGACCGACCTTTATGCGCATCCTCAAGGACTTCGCACTCTGGGAACCGAACAAGACTGGTAAAAAAGACGAGGGTCGGCTCGTGTTTCCGCGCTTCCATCAGCTACGCGCCGTCGAGCGCGTGGTCGGCGACATCGAGACCCATGGTCCTGGCGGGCGCTACCTGATCTGGCACTCCGCCGGCTCCGGCAAGACCAAGACCATTGCGTGGCTGAGCCACCGCCTAATTCGCCACATGAGCTCCGACGCCAAGTCGACCTTCGACTCCGTCATCGTCGTCACCGACCGCACGGTTCTGGATGAGAACATCCGCCACGACATGAACCTGGTCCAGTCCAGCCGAGGACTGGTCTTCACGGTCGGTGAAAAGTCAGGGGCAAAATCACCGCAGCTGAAGAAGTCGCTGCTGGAGGGCGACCACATCATCACCTGCACGTTGCAGACCTTCCCCGAGTTGATGAAGCTCATAGAGGACACAAGCGAACTCCGCGGTAGGCGTTGGGCGGTCGTTGCGGACGAGGCGCATTCGTCGCAGTCCGGCTCGGGGGCGCGCAATCTCAAGGAACTGCTGGCCGACGTGGACCTCGACGACGACGAGGACATCAGCGCTGACGACTTGTTGCAGGCCAAAGACTCGGCCATCGCCGCGTCCAGTAACATCACGTTCATCGCCCTGACGGCTACTCCGAAGGCAAAGACGCTGCGACTGTTCGGGACCGAGCGCGACGGCCGGTGGGAAGCCTTCGATACCTACACGATGGCCCAAGCTATCGAAGAGGGCTTCATCCTCGACGTGCTGTCCAACTACTCGACGTACGACATGTTCCTCAGGGTCAAGAACGAGCTGGACGCCGAAACTGAGATCCAGGTCAACACCGGTGAAGCGGTGACCAATATCGTCCGCTACGCACGCCTGCACCCGACTGCGATCGCTCAAAAGGTCAGGGTTGTCGTGGAGCACTTCCGCCGCAACGTTGCGCATATGCTCTCAGGTACAGCAAAGGCCATGGTTGTCACCAGCTCGCGCATCGAGGCTTATCACTGGTCCACGAAGATGAACGAGTACATCGCAAGCCAGGGCTATTCCGACATGCGCACCCTCGTCGCGTTCTCAGGCACCCTCACACCCGACGGGACTGACGGCGTGACCGAAGCGGGATTAAACCAGCGCAGCGACACCGCCAAGTCATTCCGTGAAGAAGACGAGTACAGGGTTCTCATCGTTGCCAACAAGTTCCAGACGGGATTTGACGAGCCGCGTCTGATGGCGATGTACGTCGATAAGAAGCTTTCCGGGGTTGCCACTGTCCAAACGCTCTCGCGTCTCAACCGGACTTACCCCGGCAAGCCGGCGCCGATGGTGGTGGACTTCCGAAACTCCCCTCAGAACGTCCAGGCTGACTTCAAGGTGTACTACTCGGATGCACATGTAAATGGAGACGTTGATCCCAACGCTCTATACACCCTTGCCGACCGGCTGGACACCGCCGACATCTACACCTTGGACGAGATGAACGCGGTCGCGAAGGCTTACTTAGAAGACGAAGGCGGAGAAGCACTTCAGAAGTCACTCGGGCTGATCAAGAACCGCTGGAATGGGCAGTGGCAGCAAGCAAGAGTTAAAAAGGACAAACCCAAGCGTGAGTTACTTGAAAGCTTCCGGGCCGACGTGATCGGCTACCGGAATGCCTGGCAGTTCCTTAGCCAGATTGTCGACTACCAGGACCCGGACCTCCACCGTCGCGCCATCCTGACGACTCTTTTGGCTAGGAATCTGCACGTCGACGGCAGACAGCACGACGACAGCTACCTAGAGGGCGTGCAACTCTCCGGTGTGAAGTTCACTCCGTCGGCTATCAGCGAGGACCACTCGTTGACAGAGGGCGGCGACGGAGCGATAAGGCTGCCTGAGTTTGAGGGCGAACACAAGTCGGGGGGAGCGCCAATCCGGGGGCCACTCGACGAAGCGATCAGCCGCGTCAACGAAATGTTCCAGTCCAAGGGCGTCGAGGTGAATTCAGCAAGCGTTGCTGGTTTCATCACCACCTACTGGGGGTTCCTGGACTCCAACACGGAGGCCGTAGCGATGGCTAAGAATAACAGCGCAGCTCAGCTCAAAGCTTCCGAGAGCTTCGGCGGCGCGGTCGGGTTAGCGATGCTCAAGGCATGCCAGGAGTCGCAGGAAATCCAGTCGTATTTGGCAGATCCAGAATTTTTGGCGGAAATCACGAAAATCAGCGCCGATGCCTTACACGCGGAACACCACACCGCCCCCTCATCAGACAATTCCTTGGCATGA
- a CDS encoding helix-turn-helix domain-containing protein, which yields MKEKSHTAAGLAEAIREARHQRGWSQETLAEQAGVSRPTIARVEAGNDISTATLSKVAEALGLTLKVESL from the coding sequence ATGAAGGAGAAGTCGCATACGGCTGCAGGCCTCGCTGAAGCTATTCGAGAGGCTCGACATCAGCGAGGCTGGTCGCAGGAAACCCTCGCCGAACAGGCCGGGGTCTCGCGACCTACCATCGCTCGTGTAGAAGCGGGGAACGATATCTCAACCGCGACCCTTTCCAAGGTCGCAGAGGCACTTGGGCTCACCTTGAAGGTGGAATCTTTGTAG